Part of the Ruania alba genome is shown below.
ACGACGTCCCGGCCGCCTACGCGGCCGCCTCCCCTGCCGAACGCTTGCCCGGGACGGTGCCTCAGCTGGTTGTCCAAGGGGGCGCCGATCCGGTGATCCTCGAGCCGTACGTGGCTGGTTATGTCGAGCGCGCACGCGAGGCGGGGGCAGGCATCGAGTACGTCGTGGATGACGAAGCCGACCATGGCACGCCGATCGATCCGGGGAGCGACCTGTGGGAGGCGGTCGTGGAGCGGTTGCCGGCGCCGGGCTGACGCCAAGCGGCCCATCCCGTGCAGGGAGCTCACTCCCCACCCCAGACCCCGAACCTGGAAGCCCTGCTCGGAGCAGCGGAATTCGGTCGAAGGATCACGGCCCTGCGTGGCACCCTCACGAGATGCTCCTCACACTGACTGGATCCAGTTGCTCGGGCAAGTCCACTCTCGCGTTCGGTGTGGCCGACCGGCTGCGGCAGGTTGCCGTGCACGACTTCGATGAGGTCGGTGTACCGGAGCACCCTGATCACCACTGGCGCCATCGCATGACCGAGTGGTGGGTGTGTCGGGCGCTGGAGTATCAAGACCGAGGGATCGACCTCCTGCTGGCCGGGCAGTCCCCACTCGGCGAGATCCTGGCCGCCCCATCAGCTCCGCTACTGGACGGGATCGCGGTGTCTCTGGTCGATGTCGGTGACGAGTCGCGACGAGACAGGCTCACAAAGCGTGACCCCGGTCAGTGGAACGCGTCGGCCATCGACGCCTTCTCCGGCTGGGCCGCCTGGCACCGCCGACACGCTATGGATCCTCGCTACCAGCCTGACGTCATCATCGACGGCAGCTGGCCGCGCATGGCCTGGCACCGCTGGACAGGGTGGTCCGCTGAGGACCCCCGTTGGTGCACCCATTTGCTCGACACCACCGACCGACCCGTCGCGCAATCTGTGCAGCACGTCGAGTTCTGGGTGACCGAACAACGTGACGCGCAACGATCGGGGGAACTTGCTTTGGCCTCCGGGTGGTCAGATCAGGCCTCTAGCCATGAAGACCAAGACTCCTGAATCACGTCGTCACCGGCCCGGTCGCCTGGTCTCCACGCTAGGAGTCGGGGCCCGGGCCCTGCTTCTCGATTCCTGACCGGACGACGAGACGCTACTTGACCGCACCGGCGGTCAGACCGGCGATCACTTGTCGCTGCAGGATGAGGAACAGACCGATCGGGACGAGCATCACCAGCACCGCGCCCGCCAGCGCCCCAGTGATGTTGAATCCGAACTGACTCTTGAAGCCGGCGAGGGCGAGTTGGACGTTGTGGTTGTCTGCCGAGACGGTCAGGAGGTTCGCGAAGTAGAACTCATTCCAGATCTTGACGAACGCGACCACGCAGACCGTGGCGATGGCGGGCCGTGACAGTGGCACGACGATCCGGCGCACGATCGTGAAATAGCCGGCGCCGTCCATGACCGCGGCCTCTTCGATCTCGCCCGGCAGCGAGAGCAGGAACGATCGCAGCACGATGAATGTGAACGGGAACTCGAGCGCGGCGTAGAAGATAACCAGGCCGAGGCGGGAGTCGAACAGCTCCAGGGAGCGGACCACGAAGAACAGCGGCGTTGCCAGGCCGACCAGCGGAATCGCCAGGGCGAGCGAGAACGTCGCGACCAGCGCGTTGCGACCTCGGAACGCATAGCGGGCCAACGGGTAGGCAGCCAGGAAGGCCGCGACGAGCGCGCCAGTAGTGCCACCGACGGCGTACAGGACCGAATTGCCGATGTAGGCGTGCAGGTGGATTTCGGTGAACGCATCGGCGAAGCCCTGCAGCGTCCACGGTGAGGGCCACAATCCGGAGCCGGAGTTGATCTGAATGGCCGTCTTGAACGCGGAGGACATCACCCACACGGTGGGCGTCAGCGAGACGGCGGTGACCGCTGCCAGGAAGGCGTAGACAGCGATGCTCGCCCACCTCGACCGACCGGGTCGCGTGGGCCTGGTTGGCATGGTCGAGGTCGTACCGGCCGCAGGCCGCTGGGTGATCGTCGTCATCGGTCTCGCTCCCCGATTCTGAACGCGCGGCGTACCGCGACGATGAGTGCGCCGCCGAGCAGCAGAATGACCAGCCCGACGGCGTTGGCGTGACCCCACTCTCCGTTCAGGTAGGCACGGTAGGCATACAGCGCCAGCGTGGCAGTGGTGTCGTCGGGACCACCGGCGGTCAGGATGAAGACAAGGTCGAACATCCCGATGTCGGCGAGGAGCCGGACGAGGACGCAGGTGCCGATGGCGTTGCGAAGCAGTGGCAGCGTGATGCGGGTCTCGCGCTGCCAGCCGGTTGCGCCGTCGACCTCGGCAGCCTCGTAGAGCTCGGCCGGGATCGAAGCGATCTCGGCCATGGTCACGACGATGACGAAGCCGAGGATGAACACGAAGGTGCCGGCGATCGCCCAGCGTGCCGTGCCGGTCTCGTAGAGCCAGTCGCGCTGCGGCAGCCCGAGCGGAACGAGCAGGTTGTTCAACAGGCCGAAGCGTGGGTTGTAGAACATCGAGAAGATCAGCGCGTAGGCGGCACCGGAGATGACGAACGGGATGAACAGCACGGTGCGAAAGGCCCTCCAGCCGGGCACCTTCGTCGCGAGCACGATGCCGACGGCAACGCCGAGCGGCACTTGCACCACCACTGACGCCGCCAGGTAGAACAGCGTGTTGCCGACGACCTTCACGAACACGGGGTCGCCGGCGAGCCGGGCGAAGTTGTCGAAGCCGACGAACGCCAGCTGCGCGCCGGACCAGTCGGTGAACGCCGTGCCGACGAGCACCACGAGCGGGACGGCGAAGAAGACGCAGAACAGGACGACCGCGGGCAGGAGCGAGAGGAGGATCGGGCCACGCATGCCGCGTGGAACCCGGGGCCCGGCCGCGCGCGTGGGCTGCCTGGTGCGCGGCCGGGCTAGGGACGGTGACACCATCAGGAACCCGCCGAGGCGTCTGCGGACAATCGGGAGAGGAACGTGCCGGTGTCCATCTCACCGTTGACATATGCGGGCCACAGGTTCTTCCACGCGGGCCCGAAACCGGCTGGTCCGAACACCCGCACATGCGGGTAGGAGAACTCGGCTTCGGCCGCTGCGAGGACCAGACCGGCTGAGAGCGGCTCCAGGTCGGCGGACTCCAGGTCGGCGTCCGGGACGACGACGGCAGGGTTGGCCCCGGTCTCGACAGCCTGTGTGAGGGCCTCCTCGGGGGAGGTCACGAAGCGCATGAACGCCATCACCGCCTCCTGGCTCGGGTCGTCGGTGGCGCCGGAGACCCAGCCGGCACCGGAGACGACGATGATTCCCTGGCCGTCGTCCCATCCCGGCGAGACGGCGTAGCCGGTGCGCTCGTACAGGCCCTCGGCGGCGGCCTCGGTCTGCAGGTTGGTCTTCACGAACCAGGGCCCGTTCGGCACAGTGGCCGCATCGCCTGAGAGGTAGGCCGCGGCGGCATTGGAGAAGTCACCACTGAAGGCGTCGGAGTTCACATAGCCGTCGACATGCCACTGGCGCAGACGCTCCGTGGCGGCCACGACCACCTCGTTGCTGC
Proteins encoded:
- a CDS encoding carbohydrate ABC transporter permease, which codes for MPTRPTRPGRSRWASIAVYAFLAAVTAVSLTPTVWVMSSAFKTAIQINSGSGLWPSPWTLQGFADAFTEIHLHAYIGNSVLYAVGGTTGALVAAFLAAYPLARYAFRGRNALVATFSLALAIPLVGLATPLFFVVRSLELFDSRLGLVIFYAALEFPFTFIVLRSFLLSLPGEIEEAAVMDGAGYFTIVRRIVVPLSRPAIATVCVVAFVKIWNEFYFANLLTVSADNHNVQLALAGFKSQFGFNITGALAGAVLVMLVPIGLFLILQRQVIAGLTAGAVK
- a CDS encoding carbohydrate ABC transporter permease translates to MRGPILLSLLPAVVLFCVFFAVPLVVLVGTAFTDWSGAQLAFVGFDNFARLAGDPVFVKVVGNTLFYLAASVVVQVPLGVAVGIVLATKVPGWRAFRTVLFIPFVISGAAYALIFSMFYNPRFGLLNNLLVPLGLPQRDWLYETGTARWAIAGTFVFILGFVIVVTMAEIASIPAELYEAAEVDGATGWQRETRITLPLLRNAIGTCVLVRLLADIGMFDLVFILTAGGPDDTTATLALYAYRAYLNGEWGHANAVGLVILLLGGALIVAVRRAFRIGERDR